From Xiphophorus hellerii strain 12219 chromosome 9, Xiphophorus_hellerii-4.1, whole genome shotgun sequence, a single genomic window includes:
- the fkbp8 gene encoding peptidyl-prolyl cis-trans isomerase FKBP8, which produces MDASDGHENALSAKKSGKTSLLDSGEDFEVLDEEDIDDDPPPLEDAGGGDENVADNTGKKNAEEESEASAQMDEWLDVLGNDQLKKKVLEPGKGRASRPQKGQDVEINLKTLLMDGTLVEEQNNLSFTLGDGDVIQALDLTVQLMEMGEKALIHTDAKYAYGARGSLEPEVPPNAQLSLEVELVKATDAPDVELMPPSDRIALAIRKRERGNVHYQRTDYAFAVNSYSIALQITESNSKVDISPEEEEELLDVKVKCLNNMAASQLKLDHYDAALKSCVSALAHQPDNIKALFRMGKVLALQGEYTEAIQTLRKALKLEPSNKTIHAELSKLVKKHSEQRGAEQAMYKKMLGNPSKSGTTKSRAKSSWGLSWKWLFGATAVAIGGVALSVVIAARN; this is translated from the exons ATGGACGCATCAGATGGCCATGAAAATGCTCTATCTGCCAAGAAGAGTGGAAAAACCTCATTGCTGGACAGCGGGGAGGACTTTGAGGTTTTAGATGAAGAAGACATCGATGATGACCCTCCTCCTTTGGAAGATGCAGGGGGAGGGGATGAGAATGTAGCAGATAAtacaggaaagaaaaatgcagagGAAGAATCTGAGGCTTCAGCACAAATGGATGAATGGCTGGATGTGTTGG GAAATGACCAGCTTAAGAAGAAAGTCTTGGAGCCAGGGAAGGGGCGAGCTAGCCGACCTCAAAAAGGACAAGATGTGgaaattaatctgaaaacaCTTTTGATGGATGGAACCCTTGTTGAGGAGCAAAATAATCTGTCGTTTACTCTGGGGGACGGCGATGTCATTCaa GCACTGGATCTGACTGTGCAGCTCATGGAAATGGGAGAGAAGGCGCTCATTCACACTGATGCAAAATATGCATATGGTGCCAGGGGAAG CCTTGAACCTGAGGTACCCCCTAACGCACAGCTATCCTTAGAAGTGGAACTTGTGAAAGCTACTGACGCGCCAGACGTGGAGCTGATGCCGCCGTCAGACAGAATTGCACTGGCCATCCGCAAGAGAGAGAGGGGCAATGTTCACTATCAGCGCACAGACTATGCTTTTGCTGTCAACTCAtacagcattgccctgcagattaCAGAGTCAAACTCCAAAG TTGACATTAGtcctgaggaggaggaggaattGCTGGATGTCAAAGTCAagtgtctgaacaacatggcTGCCTCTCAGTTGAAGTTGGACCACTATGATGCGGCCCTTAAATCTTGCGTTTCCGCTCTTGCGCACCAGCCAGACAACATAAAAGCCCTTTTCCGCATGGGCAAG GTTCTGGCTTTGCAAGGGGAATACACTGAGGCCATTCAAACCTTACGGAAAGCactgaagctggaaccaagcaACAag ACAATTCACGCAGAGCTCTCCAAGCTGGTGAAGAAGCACTCGGAGCAGAGGGGAGCAGAACAGGCCATGTACAAGAAGATGTTAGGAAATCCTTCAAAAAGTGGCACAACAAAATCCAGAGCCAAGTCTTCATGG GGTCTCAGCTGGAAGTGGCTTTTTGGTGCGACTGCTGTGGCCATTGGTGGAGTAGCTCTATCTGTTGTCATAGCGGCCAGAAACTGA